In Salvelinus alpinus chromosome 30, SLU_Salpinus.1, whole genome shotgun sequence, a single genomic region encodes these proteins:
- the LOC139560436 gene encoding voltage-gated inwardly rectifying potassium channel KCNH2, translating to MPVRRGHVAPQNTFLDTIIRKFEGQNRKFIIANARVENCAIIFCNNAFCGMCGYTRAEVMQKPCTCSFLYGPHTKRPAVAQMSKALLGSKERKVDISLYTKDD from the exons ATGCCGGTTCGGCGGGGACACGTGGCTCCTCAGAACACTTTTCTGGATACAATCATCAGAAAATTCGAAGGACAGA ATCGCAAGTTCATCATCGCAAATGCTCGTGTGGAAAACTGTGCCATCATCTTCTGCAACAACGCCTTCTGTGGCATGTGCGGGTACACACGCGCTGAGGTCATGCAGAAGCCGTGTACCTGCAGCTTCCTGTATGGACCGCACACCAAGAGGCCTGCCGTGGCCCAGATGTCCAAGGCTCTGCTGGGCTCCAAGGAGAGGAAGGTGGATATCTCCCTCTACACCAAAGATG ACTAA